In Kordia antarctica, the following proteins share a genomic window:
- a CDS encoding c-type cytochrome, which yields MAASTKRGKVIYDNVCVQCHMANGEGVANVFPPLAKSNWLKDKVTESIRSIKYGLQGEITVNGEKYNSVMSPLGLSDQEVADVMNYTSNVWGNISDQMFTAEQVSKVKKK from the coding sequence ATGGCAGCAAGTACAAAACGTGGAAAAGTTATTTATGACAACGTTTGTGTGCAATGTCATATGGCAAATGGAGAAGGCGTTGCGAATGTATTTCCGCCTTTGGCAAAATCTAATTGGTTAAAAGATAAAGTAACTGAAAGCATCCGATCTATTAAATACGGATTGCAAGGAGAAATTACCGTGAATGGTGAAAAATACAACAGCGTCATGTCGCCACTTGGACTCAGCGATCAAGAAGTTGCAGATGTAATGAATTATACGTCTAATGTTTGGGGAAATATCAGCGACCAAATGTTTACTGCGGAACAAGTGAGTAAGGTGAAAAAGAAGTAG
- a CDS encoding M1 family metallopeptidase, protein MIKQILLLCLLLLNSLLFAQQTEIVDFKTAKVDVVLRPQLKEIGIDVLYEFEILKDTDSIYLDLRTLDTYKVYQQSFEGTHRYSDKKIIFKSKFKKGEKHSVGLAAFTHPTKAMYFIDWNEKEGRKQVWTQGQGKYISNWLPSFDDVNEKVEFDFSITFDKDFEVIANGKLLKKESPNDSLTKWYFDMKQPMSSYLAAIAIGKYKKKIEISKSGIPLEMYYYPEDEAKFEPTYRYTKQIFDFLEEEIGVAYPWQNYKQVPVKDFLYAGMENTSTTLFSDSFVVDSIGFVDKNYVNVNAHELAHQWFGDLVTAKSGEHHWLQEGFATYYALLAEKEVFGDDYFYWKLYTSALQLQKLNDGKGESVMNPKASSLTFYQKGAWVLHALRTKVGEKPFKKSVQRYLNLYKFKSAETNDFIKIVEEESGQNLDAFVKTWLVKKQLPDYFYSFERLLAIDSSPDFSMYQYLGGMPGAPAQVASFRKFKTSKESATTCVNISQIFKLSQNELVQKEVPISEELLVNLVKNAPKDSPLASIQVYKEAFKTNNIKIRQAIAQTLTKIPLDLKLEYEDLLNDDSYVTKEAALYNLWSNFPENRKKYLEDTKNIQGFNDQSFRILWLTLAIVTKNYSGHDTPLFYNELSGYTHTKYHFEVRQNAFVFINELQSFTDKNLANLVNGALHHNWRFATFCRNLLDDLIKKEIYKTNFERTMNLLTEKEKAYLIKKMNTK, encoded by the coding sequence ATGATAAAACAAATTCTGCTTTTATGTCTGTTGCTTTTGAACAGTTTGCTTTTTGCACAACAAACCGAAATTGTAGATTTTAAAACCGCCAAAGTAGATGTTGTATTGCGTCCACAATTGAAAGAAATTGGCATTGATGTTTTGTATGAGTTTGAGATTTTGAAAGATACAGATTCTATTTATTTAGACTTGCGAACGTTAGATACCTATAAAGTGTATCAACAAAGTTTTGAAGGAACACATCGTTATTCAGACAAAAAAATCATTTTTAAAAGTAAGTTTAAAAAAGGCGAAAAACATTCTGTCGGATTGGCTGCTTTTACACATCCGACAAAAGCAATGTATTTTATTGATTGGAATGAAAAAGAAGGCAGAAAGCAAGTGTGGACGCAAGGTCAAGGAAAATATATAAGCAATTGGTTGCCAAGTTTTGACGATGTGAATGAGAAAGTTGAATTTGATTTTAGCATTACGTTTGATAAAGATTTCGAAGTGATTGCTAATGGGAAATTACTTAAAAAAGAATCGCCCAATGATTCGTTGACGAAATGGTATTTTGACATGAAGCAACCGATGAGTAGTTATTTGGCGGCAATTGCGATTGGAAAATACAAAAAGAAGATTGAAATTTCTAAGAGTGGAATTCCGCTAGAAATGTATTATTATCCAGAAGATGAAGCAAAATTTGAACCTACATATCGCTATACAAAACAAATTTTTGATTTTTTGGAAGAAGAAATTGGCGTTGCATATCCGTGGCAAAATTATAAGCAAGTTCCTGTAAAAGATTTTTTGTATGCAGGAATGGAAAATACAAGCACGACACTATTTTCAGATAGTTTTGTAGTTGATAGTATTGGTTTTGTAGATAAGAATTATGTAAACGTTAATGCGCACGAATTGGCGCATCAATGGTTTGGCGATTTGGTCACTGCAAAAAGCGGCGAACATCATTGGTTGCAAGAAGGTTTTGCTACGTATTATGCGTTATTAGCTGAGAAAGAAGTTTTTGGAGACGATTATTTTTATTGGAAATTATACACATCTGCATTGCAATTACAAAAATTGAATGACGGAAAAGGCGAATCGGTAATGAATCCGAAAGCAAGTAGTTTGACGTTTTATCAAAAAGGAGCTTGGGTTTTGCATGCATTGCGAACAAAAGTAGGAGAGAAGCCTTTTAAAAAATCGGTTCAGCGATATTTGAATCTGTATAAATTTAAAAGTGCAGAAACCAATGATTTTATCAAAATTGTAGAGGAAGAAAGTGGACAAAATTTAGATGCGTTTGTGAAAACTTGGTTGGTAAAAAAGCAGTTGCCTGATTATTTTTATAGTTTTGAACGATTATTAGCAATAGATTCAAGTCCCGATTTTAGTATGTATCAGTACTTAGGCGGAATGCCAGGCGCACCAGCACAAGTAGCTTCTTTTAGAAAATTTAAAACTTCAAAGGAAAGTGCTACAACTTGTGTCAATATTTCTCAGATATTCAAATTGTCACAGAATGAATTGGTTCAAAAAGAAGTGCCTATTTCTGAGGAATTGTTAGTGAATTTAGTTAAAAACGCACCAAAAGATAGTCCTTTAGCTAGTATTCAAGTATACAAAGAAGCTTTCAAAACCAACAACATCAAAATTCGTCAAGCAATTGCACAAACCTTAACTAAGATTCCTCTAGATTTGAAATTGGAATATGAAGATTTACTCAACGATGATTCGTATGTAACCAAAGAAGCTGCATTGTATAATTTGTGGTCGAATTTTCCAGAAAACCGTAAAAAATATTTAGAAGATACCAAAAATATACAAGGATTTAACGATCAAAGTTTCCGAATTCTGTGGCTTACATTGGCAATTGTAACGAAGAATTATAGCGGACATGACACGCCGCTTTTTTATAATGAACTTTCAGGTTATACACATACGAAATACCATTTTGAAGTACGCCAAAATGCGTTTGTTTTTATTAATGAATTGCAATCTTTTACAGATAAAAATCTCGCAAATTTAGTAAATGGCGCATTGCATCATAATTGGCGATTTGCAACGTTTTGCCGAAATTTATTAGATGATCTTATTAAAAAAGAAATTTATAAAACCAATTTTGAGCGCACTATGAATCTTCTCACAGAAAAAGAAAAAGCATATTTAATCAAAAAAATGAATACTAAATGA
- a CDS encoding patatin-like phospholipase family protein, producing MKAIVISGGGSKGAFAGGVAQYLIEEQDKKYDMFLGTSTGSIIAPLLGLDDVPKLKEIYTSVNQRSIFSRNPFVVRKKKGITFVSINYLNVFLQQLKGKRTFGETKNLRKLIKTKFSKEEFTSLKASGKEVVVTVTNLTKNKVEYKSIKDYAYEDFCDWIWISCNYVPFMSLVTKNGDEYADGGFGCIVPIHEAIKRGATEIDAIILEAETDVENKILGRNPFSLMANLFRFMINQIERHDITIGKLSAKFRDVKLNLYFTPTKLTDNSLVFNKKQMAEWWEQGYEYAKIKNETVKD from the coding sequence ATGAAAGCAATAGTCATTTCCGGTGGCGGAAGTAAAGGTGCATTTGCTGGCGGAGTTGCTCAATATCTTATAGAGGAACAAGATAAGAAATACGATATGTTTTTAGGAACTTCTACAGGCAGCATTATTGCGCCTTTGTTGGGTTTGGATGATGTGCCAAAATTGAAAGAAATATATACTTCTGTTAACCAACGAAGCATTTTTAGTAGAAATCCTTTTGTAGTGCGAAAGAAGAAAGGAATCACATTTGTAAGTATTAATTATTTGAATGTTTTTTTGCAACAGTTGAAAGGAAAACGAACCTTTGGCGAAACAAAAAATCTTCGAAAACTGATTAAAACAAAATTTTCAAAAGAAGAATTTACAAGTCTCAAAGCTTCAGGAAAAGAAGTCGTAGTAACCGTTACAAATCTTACTAAGAATAAAGTTGAGTATAAATCAATTAAGGATTATGCGTATGAAGATTTTTGTGATTGGATTTGGATTTCATGTAATTATGTTCCGTTTATGAGTTTGGTTACAAAAAATGGCGATGAATATGCGGATGGAGGTTTTGGCTGTATTGTGCCAATTCATGAAGCAATTAAAAGAGGCGCAACCGAAATAGATGCTATTATTTTAGAAGCAGAAACGGATGTAGAAAATAAAATTTTAGGAAGAAACCCGTTTTCGCTCATGGCAAATTTGTTTAGATTTATGATCAATCAAATAGAACGACATGATATTACTATAGGAAAGTTATCTGCTAAATTTAGAGACGTAAAGCTCAACCTTTATTTTACACCTACAAAACTCACCGATAATTCATTAGTTTTTAATAAAAAGCAAATGGCTGAATGGTGGGAACAAGGTTATGAATATGCAAAAATTAAGAATGAAACCGTTAAGGATTAA
- a CDS encoding T9SS type A sorting domain-containing protein — protein sequence MLKKSTFFIVLFAFFQCAFGQNFKYIQIEMFDQTPSFSFVGAPTYYYDAPPGATNYSNDAGLNAILTGNNVNAYDNIESIPQTSVNGFANWTLVVCDNCDNVQLASDLNAYSSVIRNAYPLNDRISYNHMYVSIQDIAIGIPTGTDNGVITTNDAGLNAIFAANNVYFYEQAIPASSQNALLRVYNLMCDCDASMLETQLTAYNTVIEFAERRYIQSQALSTTEVTFSDVNVYPNPVENTLYISKTSAIETLEIYSIQGQMILKKTNQFETIDVSTLKSGLYFLKLTDSTNRSTTFKIVKN from the coding sequence ATGCTAAAAAAATCTACCTTCTTTATTGTGCTATTTGCCTTCTTTCAATGTGCATTTGGACAGAATTTCAAATACATTCAAATAGAAATGTTTGACCAAACACCAAGTTTTAGTTTTGTTGGAGCACCAACTTATTATTATGATGCGCCACCTGGAGCTACGAATTATTCTAACGACGCAGGATTAAATGCGATACTGACAGGCAACAATGTAAATGCTTACGACAACATTGAATCAATACCACAAACAAGTGTTAATGGTTTTGCCAATTGGACATTAGTAGTGTGTGATAACTGCGATAATGTACAATTAGCCTCGGATTTAAATGCATATTCTTCAGTTATTAGAAATGCGTATCCATTAAATGATCGGATTTCATATAACCATATGTATGTAAGTATTCAAGATATTGCTATAGGAATTCCGACAGGAACAGATAATGGCGTAATTACTACAAATGACGCTGGACTCAATGCAATATTTGCAGCCAATAATGTATATTTTTATGAACAAGCAATTCCTGCATCATCACAAAATGCATTATTGAGAGTTTATAATTTAATGTGTGATTGTGATGCTAGTATGCTTGAAACACAATTGACAGCTTATAATACAGTTATAGAATTTGCAGAACGAAGGTATATTCAGTCACAAGCGTTAAGCACTACTGAAGTTACTTTTAGTGATGTAAACGTGTATCCAAATCCTGTTGAGAATACACTTTATATTAGCAAAACAAGTGCAATTGAAACATTAGAAATTTATTCGATTCAAGGACAAATGATACTCAAAAAAACGAATCAATTTGAAACCATTGATGTGAGTACTTTAAAAAGTGGATTGTACTTTTTAAAATTAACCGATAGTACTAATAGAAGCACTACTTTTAAAATAGTTAAGAATTAA
- a CDS encoding DUF7935 family protein, whose amino-acid sequence MEDKIFDLLMYTVPAIITGGIAYFFFRDHMLNEDKRRRYLLHKDAQKEALPIRLQAYERLSLFLERITPTKLLIRVTPASSDVNEYERLLIMSIEQEFDHNLSQQIYMSDQCWNIIIASKNTTIQLVRKASLSEKVTSADKLREVILTEMMEQESPSSTALAFIKKEVGDFLNT is encoded by the coding sequence ATGGAAGATAAAATTTTTGATTTGTTAATGTATACAGTTCCTGCCATTATTACTGGAGGAATTGCTTATTTTTTCTTTAGAGATCACATGTTGAATGAAGACAAAAGAAGACGTTATTTATTGCACAAAGATGCACAAAAAGAAGCCTTGCCAATTCGTTTGCAAGCCTATGAGCGACTTTCGTTATTTTTAGAACGCATTACACCAACAAAATTATTAATTCGCGTAACACCAGCTTCTTCTGATGTAAATGAGTATGAGCGTTTGCTCATTATGAGCATTGAACAAGAGTTTGATCACAACTTATCACAACAAATTTATATGAGCGATCAATGTTGGAATATCATTATTGCTTCAAAAAATACGACGATTCAGTTGGTTAGAAAAGCTAGTTTATCTGAAAAAGTGACTTCTGCCGATAAATTACGCGAAGTGATTCTCACCGAAATGATGGAACAAGAATCGCCAAGCAGTACAGCGTTAGCGTTTATTAAAAAAGAAGTAGGTGATTTTTTGAATACGTAA
- a CDS encoding T9SS type A sorting domain-containing protein, translating into MKVKLHCMYAFLCILFFNAVTAQNINIPNYDFATDLNGWSIAGNNISMSNSNSSYTSGVLAIENSSFNQETFVITSPTFPLFASDNYVFFTEYGHYFFDAMMGAFQISQLSSVVLKNSAGTVVQSFNLTCSNYGGGPGAMDFCESSPFLIDTTDNYYLELTGSVGNLDSNNYDETYNFGTINLYKDNSPHSVQGKVTYDENADNCATSTYTPSNILVKSTASTSGNVFYSNTNTLGNYGFTFDENGTVTTEIANASITSTPANYSNTFSSPQTISNQNFCITSSIVGTDVSVIIVPTTDARPGFNSNYSIVYTNNGGTTASGAIDLMYDNTLVNHLSSSPTENSSTANSLSWNYTNLAPFETRVINVFFNINTPPTVNNGDILSFQANITPIAETNTANNTFELQQITIGSYDPNDALVLQGPLLNYTQAYEDLYFRIRFQNTGTASAININVNTILDADLDWSTFTPVYASHAYVTNLSGNKVNFQFDNINLADSTSDEPNSHGLIVFKARTTPSFTVGDVVECKADIYFDYNLPIITNTATTQIDGTLSLENASDNEATFTMYPNPVRDQFEVSIKEAATFTITNMNGQELQKGVLHTGNNTLNMTNASSGIYFLKVVSASGFSTKKIIKH; encoded by the coding sequence ATGAAAGTAAAACTACATTGCATGTATGCATTCTTGTGCATATTATTTTTTAATGCTGTAACAGCACAAAACATTAATATTCCTAACTATGATTTTGCAACCGATTTAAATGGTTGGTCAATTGCAGGAAATAATATTAGCATGTCCAATTCTAATTCTTCCTACACAAGCGGCGTTTTGGCTATTGAAAATTCAAGTTTTAATCAAGAAACATTTGTAATAACGTCACCAACCTTTCCTTTATTCGCAAGTGATAACTATGTATTTTTTACAGAATACGGTCATTATTTCTTTGATGCAATGATGGGCGCATTTCAGATAAGTCAACTTTCTAGTGTTGTATTAAAAAATTCGGCAGGAACTGTTGTACAATCATTCAATCTAACCTGTTCAAATTATGGAGGCGGACCAGGCGCAATGGACTTTTGCGAGAGTTCTCCTTTTCTAATTGATACTACCGATAATTATTATCTAGAACTCACAGGAAGCGTCGGTAATTTAGATAGTAATAATTATGATGAAACCTATAATTTTGGAACTATCAACTTATACAAAGACAATTCGCCACACAGCGTACAAGGAAAAGTTACGTATGATGAAAATGCTGATAATTGTGCGACATCAACCTATACACCTTCTAATATTCTAGTAAAAAGTACGGCTTCAACAAGTGGAAATGTATTTTATTCAAACACAAATACCTTAGGGAATTATGGTTTTACTTTTGATGAAAATGGAACCGTTACAACGGAAATAGCGAACGCATCAATTACTTCAACTCCAGCAAATTATTCAAATACATTTTCGTCACCACAAACTATTAGTAATCAAAATTTTTGTATTACTTCTAGCATTGTTGGAACTGATGTTTCGGTAATTATTGTTCCGACAACAGATGCGCGACCTGGTTTTAATAGTAATTACAGCATTGTATACACCAATAATGGAGGAACTACCGCAAGTGGCGCAATTGATTTAATGTATGATAATACGTTGGTGAATCATTTGTCATCTTCTCCAACAGAAAATAGTTCAACGGCAAATTCTTTAAGCTGGAATTATACAAACTTAGCACCTTTTGAAACGAGAGTAATTAATGTGTTTTTTAACATTAATACACCACCAACGGTTAATAATGGTGATATTTTATCTTTTCAGGCTAACATAACTCCAATAGCAGAAACAAATACGGCAAACAACACATTCGAATTGCAACAAATTACCATTGGTTCGTATGATCCTAATGATGCACTCGTTTTACAAGGTCCATTACTAAACTATACGCAAGCATATGAAGATTTGTATTTCAGAATTCGTTTTCAGAATACGGGAACAGCTTCCGCGATTAACATTAATGTAAACACCATTTTAGATGCTGATTTAGATTGGTCAACATTTACGCCAGTATATGCTTCTCACGCATATGTTACAAACCTAAGTGGTAATAAAGTAAACTTTCAGTTTGATAATATAAATTTAGCAGATAGCACTTCTGATGAACCAAATAGTCACGGTCTTATTGTGTTCAAAGCGCGAACGACTCCAAGTTTTACCGTTGGAGATGTTGTAGAATGCAAAGCAGATATCTATTTTGATTACAACTTACCAATTATCACAAATACGGCGACAACTCAAATAGATGGAACACTTTCTTTAGAGAATGCGTCTGATAATGAAGCTACTTTTACAATGTATCCGAATCCTGTGAGAGATCAGTTTGAGGTTTCAATCAAAGAAGCAGCTACATTTACAATTACAAATATGAACGGACAAGAACTTCAAAAAGGTGTTTTACATACTGGAAATAATACACTTAATATGACAAACGCTTCAAGCGGAATTTACTTTCTAAAAGTGGTTTCAGCGAGTGGTTTTTCGACTAAAAAAATAATTAAGCACTAA
- a CDS encoding prolipoprotein diacylglyceryl transferase family protein produces MHSALFIFQLPKLLSNFSGSQEITIYSYVICIVIGTIVAAVYTLWNSKIGFETAKLSNTFFYLIFVAGFLGGKFFYYMQNPMLYIDNPALLFDNFSGGFVFYGSVITIIPSIIWYLKSEKSKF; encoded by the coding sequence ATGCATTCAGCACTGTTCATTTTTCAATTACCGAAGCTGTTGTCTAACTTTTCTGGTTCGCAGGAAATAACAATTTATAGCTATGTAATTTGCATTGTTATAGGAACAATAGTAGCCGCAGTATATACTTTATGGAACTCAAAAATAGGATTTGAAACAGCAAAACTATCAAACACCTTTTTTTATCTCATATTCGTAGCTGGATTTTTAGGAGGAAAGTTTTTCTATTACATGCAAAATCCTATGTTATACATAGATAATCCGGCTTTACTATTTGATAATTTTTCAGGCGGATTTGTGTTTTATGGATCGGTAATCACCATAATTCCTTCTATTATTTGGTATTTAAAAAGTGAAAAATCAAAGTTTTAA